A window from Ignavibacteriota bacterium encodes these proteins:
- a CDS encoding radical SAM protein, which yields MSFPNIISFTLLNACNLRCKMCGQWSETGYVKNKIVDANPQLDLEVWKKLIDEISQHKIRIILIRGGEPFLFPKIMDLIKYANSKNLFLSIDTNGTMIEKFAEELVQLGNMHITLSVDGPEKIHDEVRGIEGSYQKIKTNIALFNELEKKYDKPISKSICFTISKYSYDGLGEMPNVAREMGINSINIVPYYFFNSEVGEKYEDELIKYFDTKAYSWKGFYNEDSGIDFNIFKTQYEKYISSLNGIENFPFMPFGIDEYKEWFDNSYSVVGSEKCLNVESLIDIQPNGDVNFCIDFPDYVFGNVKNNSIEEIWNSEKAEKFRSYRREKPLAVCYRCGAKYCSEIKE from the coding sequence ATGAGTTTCCCAAATATTATTTCTTTCACCCTCTTAAATGCATGCAACTTAAGATGTAAAATGTGCGGGCAGTGGAGTGAAACCGGTTATGTAAAAAATAAAATTGTCGATGCAAATCCACAATTGGATTTGGAAGTTTGGAAAAAACTCATTGATGAAATTTCTCAACATAAAATTAGAATTATTTTAATTAGGGGAGGAGAACCATTTCTCTTCCCCAAAATTATGGATTTGATAAAATATGCAAATAGTAAAAATCTGTTTTTATCTATTGATACAAACGGAACGATGATTGAAAAATTTGCCGAAGAACTTGTCCAATTAGGGAATATGCATATTACTTTATCTGTTGATGGACCTGAAAAAATTCATGATGAAGTTCGCGGAATTGAAGGAAGTTATCAAAAAATTAAAACCAATATTGCTTTATTTAACGAACTTGAGAAAAAATATGATAAACCAATAAGTAAAAGTATTTGCTTTACAATTAGTAAATATTCTTATGATGGTTTGGGAGAAATGCCAAACGTTGCGAGAGAAATGGGAATTAATTCAATAAATATTGTGCCGTATTATTTTTTCAATTCTGAAGTTGGTGAAAAATATGAAGATGAATTAATAAAATATTTTGATACTAAAGCATATTCATGGAAAGGATTTTATAATGAAGATTCGGGGATCGATTTTAATATTTTCAAAACTCAATATGAAAAATATATTTCTTCTTTAAATGGAATTGAGAATTTCCCGTTTATGCCGTTTGGAATTGATGAATATAAGGAATGGTTTGATAATTCTTATTCAGTTGTTGGATCAGAAAAATGTTTGAATGTAGAAAGTTTAATAGATATTCAACCAAATGGTGATGTAAATTTCTGTATTGATTTTCCGGATTATGTTTTTGGAAATGTTAAAAATAATTCGATTGAGGAAATTTGGAATTCTGAAAAAGCAGAAAAATTTAGAAGTTACAGAAGAGAAAAACCATTAGCAGTTTGCTATAGATGCGGCGCAAAGTACTGTTCGGAAATTAAAGAATAG
- a CDS encoding DUF362 domain-containing protein: MNEFFQRFVKVCPKTGRIRKIILPKGYYKLLFPFVGLAALLWIAFRVIPKPSRAAYPCVKAATPIATSFVLWLIGITASFTAFSKMKLAFSNSSYFRTVIFLFVGVIFAVLAISQDGVVSFAESQNKYIFKQAVLEPNQPMGEPVGIIPGRVVWVHNPDATNENCDPMEENHSYFHEENFNQAIVDEMLSQAIQKLTETTSDSAAWEAIFKFHNNTRGKGEVGYQSGENIFLKMNATSSWGGNYNDEDLTKVYKSWWGSVNRYYGLSESSPTFIKAILRQLVNVVQVPQENIYIGDPMKIIYKHIYEYLHSEFPNIHYLDHYGHTNLGRELAVKSTTPIIKYSDRGTVLVRDGNPVYEDALYKIYEDMEYMINMPQMKGHVRGGVTMFAKNHFGSHTRDGANHLHNGLMLPGETGLTARPGYGLYRVQVDLMGHEILGKKNLVYLMDALWGTDHELNPPTKWQMEPFNNDWTSSVFASLDPVAIESVGYDFVRTEFTKERYPTSYENIVDVIQMEGVSDYLRQAADSSNWPEGIKYDPENDGTILGSLGAHEHWNNSIDKQYSKNLGIGNGIELVKISKPINILESPSLLTAEVIDSSIVNLSWQDNSTSEDGFIVERKENTETSNYIILDTVSANQTNFSDETDKLVSSYFYRIKAYNSSATSDYTETILVNNLIIVGIEDDKIPREFTLHQNYPNPFNPTTTIKFSIKNNSDVTLTIYDTIGRIVKVLVNEKLSSGEHKIDWNGKNYLDETSVSGIYFYKILVKSNNQNYSETKKMILVK, translated from the coding sequence ATGAATGAATTTTTTCAAAGATTTGTAAAAGTTTGTCCTAAAACCGGAAGAATAAGAAAAATAATTTTGCCGAAAGGATATTATAAATTACTTTTCCCTTTTGTTGGATTAGCTGCATTATTATGGATTGCATTTCGAGTAATACCGAAACCAAGTAGAGCTGCTTATCCATGTGTAAAAGCTGCAACTCCAATTGCAACAAGTTTTGTACTTTGGTTAATTGGAATTACAGCATCGTTTACGGCATTTTCAAAAATGAAACTGGCATTTTCAAATTCATCATATTTTAGAACAGTAATATTTTTATTTGTTGGAGTTATTTTCGCTGTTTTAGCAATTAGTCAAGATGGGGTTGTTTCATTCGCAGAATCACAAAATAAATATATATTTAAGCAAGCTGTACTTGAGCCAAATCAGCCAATGGGAGAACCGGTTGGAATAATTCCGGGCAGAGTTGTATGGGTTCACAATCCGGATGCAACAAATGAAAATTGTGATCCGATGGAAGAAAATCATTCTTATTTTCATGAAGAAAATTTTAATCAAGCAATTGTTGATGAAATGCTATCTCAAGCAATTCAAAAACTAACCGAAACAACTTCAGATTCAGCTGCGTGGGAAGCAATATTTAAATTTCATAATAATACAAGAGGCAAAGGAGAGGTTGGTTATCAATCCGGAGAAAATATATTCTTGAAAATGAATGCCACAAGCAGTTGGGGCGGAAATTATAATGATGAAGATTTAACAAAAGTTTATAAATCGTGGTGGGGAAGTGTTAACAGATATTATGGACTTTCAGAATCCTCACCAACGTTTATTAAAGCAATATTACGACAATTAGTAAATGTTGTACAAGTGCCGCAAGAAAATATTTATATCGGCGATCCGATGAAAATTATTTACAAACACATTTATGAATATTTGCATTCGGAATTTCCAAACATACATTATCTGGATCACTATGGACACACAAATTTGGGAAGAGAACTTGCTGTAAAAAGTACAACTCCAATAATAAAATATTCTGATCGCGGAACTGTTCTTGTTCGAGATGGAAATCCGGTTTATGAAGATGCATTGTATAAAATTTATGAAGATATGGAATACATGATAAATATGCCTCAAATGAAAGGACATGTTAGAGGTGGAGTTACAATGTTCGCAAAAAATCATTTTGGTTCTCATACAAGAGATGGTGCAAATCATTTGCATAATGGATTAATGCTGCCGGGTGAAACTGGATTAACGGCACGCCCAGGATATGGTTTATATAGAGTTCAAGTTGATTTGATGGGGCATGAAATTCTTGGGAAGAAAAATTTAGTTTATTTGATGGATGCTTTGTGGGGCACAGATCACGAATTAAATCCTCCAACAAAATGGCAAATGGAACCTTTTAATAATGATTGGACTTCATCAGTATTTGCATCTCTTGATCCTGTAGCAATTGAATCTGTTGGTTACGATTTTGTTCGAACCGAATTTACTAAAGAAAGATATCCAACAAGTTATGAAAATATTGTTGATGTAATTCAAATGGAAGGAGTTTCAGATTATTTACGACAAGCCGCAGATTCATCAAATTGGCCGGAAGGAATTAAGTATGATCCGGAAAATGATGGAACTATTTTGGGAAGTCTTGGCGCACATGAACATTGGAATAATTCAATAGATAAACAATATTCTAAAAATTTAGGAATTGGAAATGGAATAGAATTAGTTAAAATTTCCAAGCCAATTAATATTCTTGAATCACCAAGTTTGTTAACAGCTGAAGTTATTGATAGCTCAATTGTAAATCTTAGCTGGCAAGATAATTCAACCTCGGAAGACGGTTTTATTGTTGAGCGAAAAGAGAATACTGAAACATCAAATTATATAATACTTGATACTGTTTCCGCTAATCAAACTAATTTTTCTGATGAAACTGATAAATTAGTTTCTAGTTATTTTTATAGAATTAAGGCTTATAATTCATCGGCAACCTCTGATTACACAGAAACGATTTTAGTTAACAATCTTATAATTGTTGGAATAGAAGATGATAAAATTCCAAGAGAATTTACGCTTCATCAAAATTATCCAAATCCATTTAATCCAACCACAACAATTAAATTTAGTATAAAAAATAATTCGGATGTGACTTTAACAATTTATGATACTATAGGTAGAATAGTAAAAGTTTTGGTAAATGAAAAACTTTCTTCAGGTGAACATAAAATTGATTGGAACGGAAAGAATTATCTTGATGAAACATCCGTAAGTGGAATTTATTTCTACAAAATTTTAGTTAAATCAAATAATCAAAACTATTCAGAAACTAAAAAAATGATACTGGTAAAATAA
- a CDS encoding alpha-N-arabinofuranosidase, with the protein MKKLLAVLFLTCAFTLIGQNAKIKIDITRTIGEIDPKIYGVFMEPIHFNGARMGLPDTVEYNTLYGTLYDPKSPLADENGFRKDYIEAMKELKITNMRWPGGNFLMGYNWEDGIGPKDKRPSRINLAWGGLESNHVGTDEWFQLNKSIGSENIICVNLGLGTIQDAHNWVEYCNYKKGTHYSDLRIKNGHKEPYNVKIWDLGNEVDGYPWELGYKNAEDYVKIGREAAKAMKAVDGSIKLVASGSSYYEPTGQWIDWNRKVLAGLGDMISYISLHRYWERGNDYYDYMGQSAMDFEEKITIPAAEIKAMRAMKGLKNEIHISFDEWGVFGRNFLSVLPIAQCLNSFIRHADVVKMANFTMLTSLLANDLEKGTYKSPLFHTFKMFSTNCLGNSIDTYVECDTFNTEKYKGIPYLDVTSVYNKESNTVIINVVNRHQENSLTTEIISTDGIFYGKAEINLLSAEKLDEPFSIDKQNEYNPKVNEVNVNGNKISYSFPAHSISQIKVKIKE; encoded by the coding sequence ATGAAAAAATTATTAGCAGTTTTATTTCTTACATGTGCATTTACATTAATTGGGCAAAATGCAAAAATTAAAATTGATATTACAAGAACAATAGGAGAAATCGATCCTAAAATTTACGGTGTATTTATGGAACCTATTCATTTTAACGGTGCAAGAATGGGATTACCTGACACAGTTGAGTATAATACACTTTACGGAACTTTGTATGATCCAAAATCACCACTTGCAGATGAAAATGGTTTTAGAAAAGATTATATCGAAGCAATGAAAGAACTCAAAATTACAAATATGCGTTGGCCAGGCGGTAATTTTTTAATGGGTTATAATTGGGAAGATGGAATTGGTCCAAAAGATAAAAGACCTTCTCGTATAAATCTAGCCTGGGGAGGATTGGAAAGCAATCATGTTGGAACTGATGAATGGTTTCAATTAAATAAATCAATTGGAAGCGAGAATATTATATGTGTAAATCTTGGACTCGGCACAATTCAAGATGCACACAATTGGGTTGAATATTGTAATTACAAAAAGGGAACACACTATTCAGATTTGAGAATTAAGAACGGGCACAAAGAACCGTACAATGTAAAAATTTGGGATTTAGGAAACGAAGTTGACGGATATCCATGGGAGCTTGGTTATAAGAATGCTGAAGATTATGTAAAGATTGGAAGAGAAGCTGCAAAAGCAATGAAAGCCGTAGATGGATCAATAAAATTAGTAGCTTCCGGTTCGTCATATTATGAGCCAACCGGACAGTGGATTGATTGGAATAGAAAGGTTCTTGCCGGATTGGGAGACATGATAAGTTATATTTCTTTGCATAGATATTGGGAAAGAGGTAATGATTATTATGATTATATGGGACAAAGTGCAATGGATTTTGAAGAAAAAATTACCATCCCTGCCGCAGAAATCAAAGCAATGCGAGCAATGAAAGGATTGAAAAATGAAATTCATATTTCTTTTGATGAATGGGGAGTTTTCGGAAGAAACTTTTTATCAGTATTGCCAATTGCTCAATGTTTAAATTCTTTTATTCGCCATGCAGATGTTGTTAAAATGGCAAACTTTACAATGCTAACTTCTTTACTTGCCAATGACCTTGAAAAAGGCACATATAAATCACCTTTATTTCATACATTTAAAATGTTTTCAACAAATTGTTTAGGAAACTCAATCGATACGTATGTTGAGTGTGACACTTTTAATACTGAAAAGTACAAAGGAATTCCTTATCTTGACGTAACTTCTGTTTATAATAAAGAAAGCAATACAGTTATAATAAATGTAGTTAATCGTCATCAAGAAAATTCTTTAACAACCGAAATTATTAGTACAGATGGAATTTTTTATGGCAAAGCAGAAATTAACTTATTAAGTGCTGAAAAACTAGATGAACCATTTTCCATTGATAAACAAAATGAATATAATCCCAAAGTAAATGAAGTTAATGTTAATGGGAATAAAATCTCGTATTCATTTCCGGCACATTCAATTTCTCAAATAAAAGTTAAGATCAAAGAATAA
- a CDS encoding T9SS type A sorting domain-containing protein, producing MTKIFLHFFLIIIICTNFVFAQTWKSYTTENSGLSNNVVNSIAISTDGTIWFATDDGLCTYDSTTWKVYKVEDGLKNNKINSISFLPNTSQELWVASDSGITILTVNKTEIVTSPSYINISSDNIISNKVKAIELDASANNWIGTEDGLSIITNSGIYSFDENNGFEKPKVNSLKTLSDNWVHVGTSGGGVSRLKYNGVDGITSASNIITTWSGLASDTVLTIYVTDDTLRWYGTTQGVSTHFGTDTKSINYWWIYNTYTSGIVENYVRAIIRDKNNTMWFGTRKGISKMLTDKTTWQTYTELDGLISNNIFDIEVDKNNNLWIATDKGVSNFPNTPTSIKNIINENYKLSLSNFPNPFNPTTNIEFAIPKTSKVKLEIYDNLGKLVEVLLDKKINAGIHNVRFNTKGIPSGVYFYRMTTEQSAITKKMILIK from the coding sequence ATGACAAAAATATTCTTACACTTTTTTTTAATTATTATAATCTGCACCAATTTTGTTTTTGCACAAACTTGGAAATCATATACAACAGAAAATAGTGGGTTATCAAATAATGTCGTTAATTCTATTGCTATTAGTACAGATGGAACAATTTGGTTTGCAACTGACGATGGCTTATGTACTTATGATTCTACAACTTGGAAAGTTTATAAAGTGGAAGATGGATTAAAGAATAATAAAATTAATTCAATTTCATTTTTACCAAACACTTCTCAAGAACTTTGGGTTGCATCTGATTCTGGAATTACAATTTTAACTGTAAATAAAACTGAAATTGTAACAAGTCCCAGTTATATAAATATAAGTTCGGATAATATTATATCCAACAAAGTTAAAGCAATTGAGCTTGATGCTTCCGCAAATAATTGGATTGGAACAGAAGATGGGTTATCAATAATTACTAATTCCGGTATTTATAGTTTTGATGAAAACAATGGATTTGAAAAACCAAAAGTTAATTCATTAAAAACTTTATCAGATAATTGGGTTCATGTTGGAACTTCCGGTGGTGGGGTGAGTCGTCTTAAATATAACGGTGTTGATGGAATTACTTCCGCTTCCAATATAATAACAACATGGAGCGGATTAGCATCGGACACTGTTTTAACAATTTACGTTACCGATGATACTTTACGCTGGTATGGAACAACACAAGGTGTTTCCACACATTTTGGAACTGATACAAAAAGTATTAATTATTGGTGGATTTATAATACTTACACAAGCGGAATTGTTGAAAATTATGTTCGTGCAATTATTCGTGATAAGAATAATACAATGTGGTTCGGTACAAGAAAAGGTATTTCAAAAATGTTAACCGATAAAACTACTTGGCAAACTTATACTGAGTTGGATGGTTTGATAAGTAATAATATTTTTGATATTGAAGTTGATAAAAATAATAATTTATGGATTGCAACAGATAAAGGAGTTTCAAATTTTCCTAATACTCCAACATCAATAAAGAATATTATAAATGAAAATTACAAATTAAGTTTGTCAAATTTTCCTAATCCATTTAATCCAACAACAAATATTGAATTTGCTATACCAAAAACAAGCAAAGTGAAATTAGAGATTTATGATAATTTAGGAAAACTTGTGGAAGTGTTGCTTGACAAAAAAATAAATGCTGGAATTCATAATGTTAGATTCAATACTAAAGGAATTCCAAGCGGAGTGTATTTTTATCGAATGACAACAGAACAATCAGCGATTACTAAAAAAATGATTTTAATTAAATAG
- a CDS encoding glycoside hydrolase family 9 protein: protein MKQSATFALLLISLLILTENSFAQKLKLNESDYFEAQGINVLVFSNQYNGMFFDEKTAGIELIQHGIRTSTGGAVRLANTPEQWDLVPMVIDRKIDKEKNSIDVVLKYEEFDFTSKINVTAKDNGVLISVFLDQPVPEKLEGRAGFNLEFLPSTYFEKTYLVDGNPYNFPRYPSGNTKIEPIKNKITQFAGHTTFDDRGLGEFIVPEPLAKGKTIVLSPECQESFVTVKGIDSEIMLFDGRNLAQNGWFILRSLLPIMKTGKVLEWYLEANTIPNWIRKPNIGFSQVGYTPNQEKVAVIELDKNDTQLNNAKVFQITLDGKSVEKFNGDVKEWGKYLRYNYAKFDFSSVKESGIYYIQYGDQKSNTFRINQNVYDDVWHPTMDVWFPVQMDHMQVNEAYRVWHGEPFMDDCLQAPLNHQHYDGYKMGDTTDTKYKPFERIPNMAVGGWFDAGDFDIQTGSHNHVISSFVDTWEKFKIERDQTFIDQKTRYVDIHRPDGKIDLLQQIEHGTLNLVAQCENIGHPVMGIIVPNLHQYHHLGDAMTETDNLPYNPDLKPYEKDGKSSGTLDDRWAFTTRLPFLDFQTSATLAEAARTLKGFNDDLANRSLANAKRLLAEADEILKKPIKDDNPWWTRWARGADIEAVLQLYITTKEQKYADRFLDKIWTILEPPQINDPQIDPSFFLSRSIKVALKAAPYLGDNYKTKLRDYVIKYKNYLTELEKKNPYGMPIATGGWGGSGNVVATAITNYFAYKLYPDIMTKDDVIKGANYIFGCHPYSNLSFVNAVGTKSKKIAYGNNRADFTTIAGGIVPGVMLLKPDFLENKDDWPFLWGENEVTVGGSADYVFLANAVKELLK from the coding sequence ATGAAACAATCAGCAACTTTTGCACTTTTGTTAATTTCACTTTTGATTTTAACAGAAAATTCATTTGCACAAAAACTTAAATTAAATGAATCAGATTATTTTGAAGCACAAGGAATTAATGTTTTAGTTTTTAGTAATCAATACAACGGAATGTTTTTTGATGAAAAAACTGCTGGTATTGAATTAATTCAACATGGAATTAGAACTTCAACCGGAGGTGCTGTAAGATTAGCAAACACTCCGGAACAATGGGATTTAGTGCCGATGGTTATTGATCGAAAAATTGATAAAGAAAAAAATAGCATTGATGTAGTATTGAAATATGAAGAGTTTGATTTCACATCAAAAATAAATGTTACTGCAAAAGACAATGGAGTTTTGATAAGTGTTTTTCTTGATCAACCAGTTCCGGAAAAATTAGAAGGTCGTGCCGGATTTAATCTGGAATTCTTACCTTCAACATATTTTGAAAAAACATATTTGGTAGATGGTAATCCATATAATTTCCCAAGGTATCCTTCGGGCAACACTAAAATTGAACCAATAAAAAATAAAATAACTCAGTTTGCCGGACACACAACATTTGATGATAGAGGACTTGGTGAATTTATTGTTCCAGAACCGCTTGCAAAAGGAAAAACCATTGTACTTTCGCCGGAATGCCAAGAAAGTTTTGTAACTGTTAAAGGTATTGATTCAGAAATAATGTTATTTGATGGACGAAATCTTGCACAAAACGGTTGGTTTATTTTAAGAAGTTTATTGCCAATTATGAAAACCGGAAAAGTTCTTGAATGGTATCTTGAAGCAAATACAATTCCAAATTGGATTAGAAAACCTAATATTGGATTTTCGCAAGTTGGTTATACTCCAAATCAAGAAAAAGTTGCTGTTATAGAATTAGATAAAAATGATACTCAGTTGAATAATGCTAAAGTATTTCAAATTACTTTAGATGGAAAATCTGTTGAGAAATTTAATGGTGATGTGAAAGAATGGGGAAAATATTTAAGATATAATTATGCAAAATTCGATTTTAGTTCTGTGAAAGAATCCGGAATTTACTATATCCAGTATGGCGATCAGAAATCAAATACTTTTAGAATAAATCAAAATGTTTATGATGATGTTTGGCATCCTACAATGGATGTATGGTTTCCGGTTCAAATGGATCACATGCAAGTAAATGAAGCATATAGAGTTTGGCACGGTGAACCATTTATGGATGATTGCCTTCAAGCGCCGTTAAATCATCAACATTATGATGGTTACAAAATGGGAGATACAACTGACACAAAATATAAACCGTTTGAAAGAATTCCTAATATGGCAGTAGGTGGATGGTTTGATGCCGGTGATTTTGATATTCAAACTGGCTCGCATAATCATGTTATTTCAAGTTTTGTTGATACTTGGGAAAAATTTAAAATTGAACGTGATCAAACTTTTATTGATCAAAAAACTCGTTATGTTGATATTCATCGTCCCGATGGCAAAATAGATTTGTTACAGCAAATTGAACATGGGACATTAAATCTTGTTGCTCAGTGTGAAAATATTGGTCATCCGGTTATGGGAATTATTGTTCCAAATTTGCATCAATATCATCATCTTGGTGATGCAATGACTGAAACCGATAATCTTCCGTATAATCCAGATTTGAAACCATACGAAAAAGATGGAAAATCAAGCGGAACTTTGGATGACCGTTGGGCATTCACAACACGATTACCGTTTTTGGATTTTCAAACATCAGCAACATTAGCAGAAGCTGCTCGTACATTAAAAGGATTTAATGATGATCTTGCAAATAGAAGTTTAGCAAATGCAAAAAGACTATTAGCTGAAGCAGATGAAATACTTAAAAAACCAATTAAGGATGATAATCCGTGGTGGACAAGATGGGCAAGAGGTGCAGATATTGAAGCTGTTCTTCAATTGTATATTACAACAAAAGAACAAAAATATGCAGATAGATTTTTAGATAAAATTTGGACAATTCTTGAACCACCTCAGATTAATGATCCTCAAATTGACCCTAGTTTTTTCTTGAGTAGAAGTATAAAAGTTGCATTAAAAGCTGCACCTTATTTGGGTGACAATTACAAAACGAAATTAAGAGATTATGTTATTAAGTATAAAAATTATTTAACGGAGTTAGAAAAGAAAAATCCATATGGAATGCCAATAGCAACTGGAGGTTGGGGCGGCAGCGGAAATGTTGTTGCAACTGCAATTACAAATTATTTTGCATATAAATTATATCCGGATATTATGACTAAAGATGATGTTATAAAAGGTGCAAATTATATTTTTGGTTGTCATCCATATTCAAATCTTTCATTTGTCAATGCAGTAGGTACTAAATCCAAAAAAATTGCTTATGGAAATAACAGAGCAGATTTCACAACAATAGCTGGTGGAATTGTTCCCGGTGTAATGCTGCTTAAACCAGATTTCCTTGAAAACAAAGATGATTGGCCGTTCTTATGGGGAGAAAATGAAGTTACGGTTGGAGGTTCGGCAGATTATGTTTTCTTGGCAAATGCTGTTAAAGAATTATTAAAATAA
- a CDS encoding SMP-30/gluconolactonase/LRE family protein, with protein MIKIKQIVHDFRKLVFIIIVLGIFQTDLFSQIIIEPNLVVEEIAKDIQQPEGPIWNDNLGLLFSDIKGNKIYRWTQGNGKEIFLDDSDSTNGLAYDLDDKLIAGQMGKRRIVRFENDGTQTSLADNYEGKKFNSPNDLVVKSDGSIFFTDPDFNIPNGQKKELSFNGIYRISPIGKLQLLSTLTLPNGICFSPDESKLYVNDSQAHKIYVWDVVDDSTITNKKLFFTIPVNGYADGMKTDTLGNIYCTCSSAVWVISPNGEQIGKINLPTNVSASNCTWGDFDRKTLFITAGKSVYKTRPILTSLNGQNSVIPTKIMLYQNYPNPFNPTTKIKYNIPKFSYVTLKIFNLLGNEVKTLQKGFLQPGSYSVTVNSEGLPSGIYFYRLDTEDNSLIKKLVILK; from the coding sequence ATGATAAAAATAAAACAAATTGTTCATGATTTTAGGAAATTAGTATTTATAATTATTGTATTAGGAATTTTTCAGACTGATTTATTTTCGCAGATTATTATTGAACCAAATTTAGTTGTTGAAGAAATTGCAAAAGATATCCAACAACCAGAAGGACCAATCTGGAATGATAATTTGGGATTATTATTTTCTGATATAAAAGGAAATAAAATTTATAGATGGACTCAAGGAAATGGTAAAGAAATATTTCTTGATGATTCTGACAGTACAAATGGTTTAGCTTATGATTTGGATGATAAGTTAATTGCCGGACAAATGGGTAAACGAAGAATTGTAAGATTTGAAAACGATGGAACTCAAACTTCGCTTGCAGATAATTATGAAGGGAAAAAATTTAATAGTCCAAATGATTTAGTTGTAAAATCTGATGGCTCAATATTTTTTACTGATCCCGATTTTAATATTCCAAATGGACAAAAAAAAGAACTATCATTTAATGGAATTTATAGAATTAGTCCAATTGGAAAACTGCAATTACTTTCAACATTAACTTTACCTAATGGAATTTGCTTTTCACCGGATGAATCAAAATTATATGTAAATGATTCACAAGCTCACAAAATTTATGTTTGGGATGTTGTTGATGATTCAACAATTACAAACAAAAAATTGTTTTTTACAATTCCGGTAAATGGTTACGCAGACGGAATGAAAACGGATACATTAGGAAACATTTATTGCACATGTTCATCTGCTGTTTGGGTAATATCTCCAAATGGAGAACAAATCGGTAAAATTAATTTACCAACAAATGTTTCTGCATCAAATTGTACATGGGGAGATTTTGATAGAAAAACTCTATTTATTACAGCTGGAAAATCTGTATATAAAACACGTCCTATTTTAACTTCGTTAAATGGGCAAAATTCAGTAATCCCTACGAAAATTATGCTATATCAGAATTATCCAAATCCATTTAACCCTACTACAAAGATAAAATATAATATTCCAAAATTTAGTTATGTAACTTTGAAAATATTTAATTTGTTGGGAAATGAAGTTAAAACATTACAAAAGGGATTTCTTCAACCCGGAAGTTATTCAGTAACGGTAAATTCGGAAGGTTTACCAAGCGGAATTTATTTTTATAGATTGGATACTGAAGATAATTCATTAATTAAGAAATTAGTAATTCTTAAGTAA